One Malus domestica chromosome 11, GDT2T_hap1 genomic region harbors:
- the LOC103413397 gene encoding bifunctional protein FolD 2-like, translating to MASQSDHKAAIIDGKAIAQTIRNEIAEEVRHLWQKYGKVPGLAVVIVGTRKDSQSYVSMKRKACAEVGIKSVDIDLPENVSQDDLVAKVHELNATSDVHGILVQLPLPNHINEEKVLSEISIEKDVDGFHPLNIGKLAMKGREPLFLPCTPKGCLELLSRSGISIKGKKAVVVGRSNIVGLPVSLLLLKADATVTVVHSRTPDPESFIREADIIIAAAGQAMMIKGSWIKPGAAVIDVGTNAIDDPSRKSGYRLVGDVDFQEACKVAGWVTPVPGGVGPMTVAMLLKNTLDGAKHAIAQ from the exons ATGGCATCGCAATCCGATCACAAGGCTGCGATAATCGATGGGAAAGCCATAGCTCAGACCATCCGAAATGAGATTGCCGAGGAAGTTCGCCATCTGTGGCAGAAATACGGCAAG GTCCCGGGACTGGCGGTAGTGATAGTAGGGACCAGGAAGGACTCCCAAAGCTATGTGAGCATGAAGCGGAAGGCGTGTGCTGAAGTTGGGATTAAATCCGTGGATATAGACCTCCCCGAGAATGTGTCCCAGGATGACCTCGTTGCCAAAGTTCACGAATTGAATGCTACTTCCGATGTACATG GTATACTAGTTCAGCTCCCATTGCCAAACCATATTAATGAGGAGAAAGTGTTGAGCGAAATCAGCATCGAGAAGGATGTCGATGGCTTTCATCCTCTCAACATCGGCAAGCTTGCAATGAAAGGCAGAGAACCTTTGTTCCTTCCTTGCACTCCCAAG GGCTGTCTTGAACTTCTGTCGCGAAGTGGGATAAGCATAAAGGGAAAGAAGGCAGTGGTTGTTGGCAGAAGTAACATTGTTGGATTACCAGTTTCATTGCTGCTTTTGAAAGCAGATGCTACTGTTACCGTAGTCCATTCCCGCACACCTGATCCAGAGAGTTTCATTCGTGAAGCGGACATTATTATTGCTGCAGCAGGACAGGCAATGATG ATCAAGGGTAGTTGGATAAAACCGGGTGCTGCTGTCATTGATGTTGGCACAAATGCTATAGACGACCCGAGCAGAAAGTCAGGCTATAGATTGGTTGGAGATGTGGATTTCCAGGAAGCATGTAAGGTAGCCGGATGGGTAACTCCTGTTCCTGGTGGCGTCGGACCAATGACGGTTGCAATGCTACTCAAGAACACTTTGGATGGTGCTAAGCATGCTATTGCTCAATAA